The following are encoded together in the Streptomyces sp. NBC_00341 genome:
- a CDS encoding PQQ-binding-like beta-propeller repeat protein, with the protein MTQPPSQQPPQGGFGAPQEPSQGVPQPPQGPPQTPPPAQPPQAPATPPGPPAAQPGYGYPQQPGQPQPGQPQPGPYGQPQQPGPYGQQPGPYGQPQQPGPYAQQPGPYGQPQQPGPYGQPQQPGYGYPQQQYPGAPVPGGPAGPGGRSPFKGKPAMIIGAAVAALLVIGGGVYLATSGGDDDKKPVAEKSTDDAKPSVSPSVDEGDGNGTGREGNDDLNAGRKDGEAKVLWLQQNDVDLPRNGADVYGPWIVGDTIVKGMYRTVSGYSVADGKQKWTLKLGTDICSAPAQTTTDGKIVIGVKDGTTEKADCADLQLIDLNTGKTGWKKSIKSSGLFDMLSDISLAISGNTVTVGRTGASNAFRVSDGKALFGKRAGNCQPFSFAGGAKLIAATNCRTEDVENPQHEVEEIDPVTGKPKWTYKPARGWEIDRFYSVSPLIVSLTKGSGDSKKWSILALKENGSLRSQIVSDKGDSFATNCGGAFAIFGKSVDGCAGVATDPNTLYLATQDDTSGSARTNKVVAFNLNTGKTKWKADAPAEQTMQPLRMEGGNLLVHVDAGYGKGGGIASLAPTGGTPQMVLQHPDSTSEIESSFYNEKVLYEGGRSFVASGRVSASNDKEELETKTMMAFGK; encoded by the coding sequence ATGACCCAGCCGCCCAGCCAGCAACCGCCGCAGGGGGGCTTCGGCGCTCCGCAGGAGCCGTCGCAGGGGGTCCCGCAGCCGCCCCAGGGCCCGCCGCAGACGCCGCCGCCCGCGCAGCCGCCCCAGGCGCCGGCCACCCCGCCGGGACCGCCGGCCGCACAGCCGGGCTACGGCTACCCGCAGCAGCCGGGTCAGCCGCAGCCGGGCCAGCCGCAGCCGGGCCCGTACGGTCAGCCGCAGCAGCCGGGTCCCTACGGCCAGCAGCCCGGTCCTTACGGTCAGCCGCAGCAGCCCGGTCCGTACGCCCAGCAGCCCGGTCCCTACGGCCAGCCGCAGCAGCCGGGTCCGTACGGTCAGCCGCAGCAGCCCGGTTACGGCTATCCGCAGCAGCAGTACCCCGGCGCACCCGTCCCCGGTGGCCCGGCGGGTCCCGGCGGGCGCAGCCCCTTCAAGGGGAAGCCCGCGATGATCATCGGTGCCGCGGTCGCCGCGCTGCTGGTCATCGGCGGCGGTGTCTACCTGGCCACGAGCGGTGGCGACGACGACAAGAAGCCCGTCGCGGAGAAGAGCACCGACGACGCGAAGCCGTCCGTCTCACCCTCCGTGGACGAGGGCGACGGCAACGGCACGGGCCGTGAGGGCAACGACGACCTGAACGCCGGGCGCAAGGACGGCGAGGCCAAGGTCCTCTGGCTCCAGCAGAACGACGTCGACCTGCCGCGCAACGGCGCCGACGTGTACGGCCCCTGGATAGTCGGCGACACCATCGTCAAGGGCATGTACCGCACCGTCTCCGGCTACTCGGTGGCCGACGGCAAGCAGAAGTGGACGCTGAAGCTCGGCACGGACATCTGCTCCGCACCGGCGCAGACCACCACCGACGGCAAGATCGTCATCGGGGTGAAGGACGGCACCACGGAGAAGGCGGACTGCGCGGACCTCCAGCTGATCGACCTCAACACCGGCAAGACCGGCTGGAAGAAGTCGATCAAGAGCAGCGGCCTGTTCGACATGCTCTCCGACATCTCCCTCGCCATCAGCGGCAACACCGTGACGGTCGGCCGCACCGGCGCCTCCAACGCCTTCCGGGTGAGCGACGGCAAGGCACTGTTCGGCAAGCGCGCCGGCAACTGCCAGCCGTTCTCCTTCGCGGGCGGCGCCAAGCTGATCGCCGCGACCAACTGCCGTACGGAGGACGTCGAGAACCCGCAGCACGAGGTCGAGGAGATCGACCCGGTCACGGGCAAGCCCAAGTGGACGTACAAGCCCGCGCGCGGCTGGGAGATCGACCGCTTCTACTCGGTGAGTCCGCTCATCGTCTCGCTGACCAAGGGCAGCGGCGACAGCAAGAAGTGGAGCATCCTCGCGCTCAAGGAGAACGGCTCGCTGCGCTCCCAGATCGTCAGTGACAAGGGCGACTCGTTCGCGACCAACTGCGGTGGCGCGTTCGCCATCTTCGGCAAGTCCGTCGACGGCTGCGCGGGTGTCGCGACCGACCCCAACACGCTCTACCTGGCGACGCAGGACGACACCAGCGGCTCCGCCCGTACCAACAAGGTCGTCGCGTTCAACCTGAACACCGGCAAGACGAAGTGGAAGGCCGACGCCCCGGCCGAGCAGACGATGCAGCCGCTGCGGATGGAGGGCGGCAACCTGCTGGTCCACGTGGACGCCGGTTACGGCAAGGGTGGTGGGATCGCCAGCCTCGCACCGACCGGGGGCACCCCGCAGATGGTGCTCCAGCACCCGGACTCGACGTCGGAGATCGAGAGCTCCTTCTACAACGAGAAGGTCCTCTACGAGGGCGGCCGTTCGTTCGTCGCGAGCGGGCGGGTCAGCGCCAGCAACGACAAGGAAGAGCTGGAGACGAAGACCATGATGGCCTTCGGCAAGTAA
- a CDS encoding PQQ-binding-like beta-propeller repeat protein — MSQPPGQQPSQGEFGAPYGPPPETFPPPGQGTAQPSGPYRAPAQPGPYGPPTQPAQPVQPAPGYGHPPQPAPGYGYPPQPGPYAQPNQPQPGYGYPGQQPPPQPPQSGGSRGGGRFRGGTGAIVGAVLAVALLAGAGIWFALDGDGGSGKPTAGPGHSSGPPDTSSSPSPVPTGTGGHDTISPAAEAAAVNAERKPGEAKMLWLQKGGVDLPGGGDDVYGPWFSGDTVVTAMYRTVTGYDATDGSLKWSLRLATSMCAAPSQPTADGKIVLGVKRTTAGDAECNGLQMVDLTTGKAGWHKTYVRQGVWDGLSDLRMSTNGDTVTVGRTSRSDAFRVSDGKVVFGRLPGNCQPFGFASGEVAIAAASCQTAADDHKEHQVQRIDPATGKRLWTYKVKKGWQVAQIYSANPIVVSLKQADDKWGILVLNADGTYRTQLAGGPGDYAVSCDADVIVQGPNLDNCLGVAADANTFYMATKAVDLKTGDGNKVAAFDLTTGKHKWSVDSPAQQSLTPLRTEGGKLLMYLGAAKNKGGGIASVPSTGGTWSPVLRHPVSGAPTERGFSLSRITYVGGRSYLTQARISGIEDGDEVEERSMVAFGS, encoded by the coding sequence ATGAGCCAGCCGCCCGGACAGCAGCCGTCGCAGGGTGAGTTCGGAGCCCCGTACGGCCCGCCGCCCGAGACGTTCCCGCCACCCGGCCAGGGCACGGCGCAGCCGTCCGGGCCGTACCGGGCGCCCGCACAGCCGGGCCCGTACGGACCACCCACGCAGCCGGCCCAGCCCGTGCAGCCCGCCCCTGGTTACGGACACCCACCGCAGCCCGCACCCGGATACGGCTACCCGCCGCAGCCCGGCCCGTACGCCCAGCCGAACCAGCCCCAGCCCGGTTACGGCTACCCGGGGCAGCAGCCGCCGCCGCAGCCGCCGCAGTCCGGCGGGTCCCGGGGCGGCGGGCGGTTCCGGGGCGGGACCGGGGCGATCGTCGGCGCCGTGCTCGCGGTGGCGCTGCTGGCCGGCGCCGGGATCTGGTTCGCGCTCGACGGGGACGGCGGGAGCGGGAAGCCCACGGCCGGACCCGGGCACAGTTCGGGGCCGCCGGACACCTCCTCGTCCCCCTCGCCCGTGCCGACCGGTACCGGGGGCCACGACACGATCAGCCCCGCCGCGGAGGCCGCCGCCGTCAACGCCGAGCGCAAGCCGGGCGAGGCGAAGATGCTCTGGCTCCAGAAGGGCGGCGTCGATCTGCCCGGGGGCGGCGACGACGTGTACGGACCGTGGTTCTCCGGCGACACCGTCGTCACGGCGATGTACCGCACCGTCACCGGCTACGACGCCACGGACGGCTCGCTCAAGTGGAGCCTGCGGCTGGCCACCAGCATGTGCGCGGCGCCCTCGCAGCCCACCGCCGACGGCAAGATCGTCCTGGGCGTCAAGCGCACCACCGCGGGCGACGCGGAGTGCAACGGCCTCCAGATGGTCGACCTCACGACGGGCAAGGCCGGCTGGCACAAGACGTACGTCCGCCAGGGCGTCTGGGACGGGCTCTCCGACCTCAGGATGTCCACCAACGGCGACACCGTGACCGTGGGGCGCACCTCCAGGTCCGACGCCTTCCGGGTCAGCGACGGGAAGGTGGTGTTCGGCAGACTGCCGGGAAACTGCCAGCCGTTCGGGTTCGCCAGTGGCGAGGTGGCCATCGCGGCGGCCAGCTGCCAGACCGCCGCCGACGACCACAAGGAACACCAGGTGCAGCGGATCGACCCCGCCACCGGCAAGCGGCTGTGGACGTACAAGGTCAAGAAGGGCTGGCAGGTCGCACAGATCTACTCGGCGAACCCCATCGTCGTCTCGCTCAAGCAGGCGGACGACAAGTGGGGCATCCTCGTCCTCAACGCCGACGGCACCTACCGCACCCAGCTCGCCGGCGGGCCGGGCGACTACGCGGTCTCGTGCGACGCGGACGTGATCGTGCAGGGCCCCAACCTCGACAACTGCCTCGGGGTGGCCGCCGACGCGAACACCTTCTACATGGCGACCAAGGCCGTCGACCTCAAGACCGGTGACGGCAACAAGGTCGCCGCCTTCGACCTGACCACCGGCAAGCACAAGTGGTCGGTCGACTCCCCGGCTCAGCAGTCCCTCACCCCGCTGCGGACGGAGGGCGGCAAGCTGTTGATGTATCTCGGGGCCGCCAAGAACAAGGGGGGCGGCATCGCCTCCGTACCGAGTACCGGCGGCACTTGGAGCCCGGTGCTGCGGCATCCGGTCTCTGGCGCACCCACCGAGCGCGGCTTCTCCCTCTCGCGCATCACCTACGTGGGCGGACGCTCCTACCTCACGCAGGCGAGGATCAGCGGCATCGAGGACGGGGACGAGGTCGAGGAGCGCTCGATGGTCGCCTTCGGGAGCTGA
- a CDS encoding ABC-F family ATP-binding cassette domain-containing protein, whose product MAVNLVNVEQVSKVYGTRALLDGVSLGVSEGDRIGVVGRNGDGKTTLIRMLAKLEDADTGRVTHNGGLRLGVLTQHDSLDPKATVRHEVIGDLADHEWAGSAKIRDVLTGLFGGLDLPGFEHGLDTVIAPLSGGERRRIALAKLLIAEQDLIVLDEPTNHLDVEGISWLAGHLRARRSALVCVTHDRWFLDQVCTRMWDVQRGSVHEYEGGYSDYVFARAERERIAATEEGKRQNLMRKELAWLRRGAPARTSKPRYRIEAANELIADVPPPRDTSALMKFANARLGKTVFDLEDVTVQAGPKTLLTHLTWQLGPGDRIGLVGVNGAGKTSLLRALEQAARTQGDAQPAAGKVVVGKTVKLAYLSQEVSELNPNLRVLEAVQQVRDRVDLGKGREMTAGQLCEQFGFTKEKQWTPVGDLSGGERRRLQILRLLMDEPNVLFLDEPTNDLDIETLTQLEDLLDGWPGSMIVISHDRFFIERTTDRVLALLGDRSLRMLPRGIDEYLERRRQMAAAGTPAAVAPTSSSQPAAAPAPGVSPQEARAAKKELQKVERQLDKMSTRETTLHAQIADNATDFEKVAKLDAELRELVAERDVLEMRWLELAEDA is encoded by the coding sequence GTGGCCGTCAACCTCGTCAATGTCGAGCAGGTCAGCAAGGTGTACGGCACCCGTGCGCTGCTCGACGGTGTGTCCCTCGGTGTGTCCGAGGGGGACCGGATCGGTGTCGTCGGTCGTAACGGGGACGGCAAGACGACCCTCATCCGGATGCTCGCCAAGCTGGAGGACGCCGACACCGGCCGCGTCACCCACAACGGCGGGCTGCGCCTCGGTGTCCTCACCCAGCACGACTCCCTCGACCCGAAGGCGACCGTCCGCCACGAGGTCATCGGTGATCTGGCCGACCACGAGTGGGCGGGCAGCGCCAAGATCCGCGACGTGCTGACCGGGCTGTTCGGCGGACTCGACCTGCCGGGCTTCGAGCACGGACTGGACACCGTCATCGCCCCGCTCTCCGGCGGTGAGCGCCGCCGGATCGCGCTCGCCAAGCTGCTCATCGCGGAACAGGACCTGATCGTCCTCGACGAGCCGACCAACCACCTCGACGTCGAGGGCATCTCCTGGCTGGCCGGCCACCTGCGCGCCCGGCGCTCCGCGCTGGTCTGCGTCACCCACGACCGCTGGTTCCTCGACCAGGTCTGCACGCGCATGTGGGACGTCCAGCGCGGCAGCGTCCACGAGTACGAGGGCGGCTACAGCGACTACGTCTTCGCCCGTGCCGAACGGGAGCGGATCGCCGCCACCGAGGAGGGCAAGCGGCAGAACCTGATGCGCAAGGAGCTGGCCTGGCTGCGGCGCGGCGCCCCCGCCCGCACGTCCAAGCCGCGCTACCGCATCGAGGCGGCCAACGAGCTGATCGCGGACGTGCCGCCGCCCCGCGACACCAGCGCGCTGATGAAGTTCGCCAACGCCCGGCTCGGCAAGACCGTCTTCGACCTGGAGGACGTGACCGTCCAGGCCGGACCCAAGACGCTGCTCACCCACCTCACCTGGCAGCTCGGCCCCGGCGACCGGATCGGACTGGTCGGGGTCAACGGCGCGGGCAAGACCTCGCTGCTGCGGGCGCTGGAGCAGGCGGCCCGCACCCAGGGCGACGCGCAGCCCGCGGCCGGGAAGGTCGTCGTCGGCAAGACGGTCAAGCTGGCCTACCTCTCCCAGGAGGTCTCCGAGCTGAATCCGAACCTCCGGGTGCTCGAAGCGGTGCAGCAGGTGCGCGACCGGGTCGACCTCGGCAAGGGCCGGGAGATGACCGCGGGGCAGCTGTGCGAGCAGTTCGGCTTCACCAAGGAGAAGCAGTGGACGCCGGTCGGCGACCTCTCCGGCGGTGAGCGGCGCCGGCTGCAGATCCTTCGGCTGCTGATGGACGAGCCCAACGTCCTCTTCCTCGACGAGCCCACCAACGACCTCGACATCGAGACCCTGACCCAGCTGGAGGACCTGCTCGACGGCTGGCCCGGGTCGATGATCGTGATCTCGCACGACCGGTTCTTCATCGAGCGGACCACGGACCGGGTGCTGGCGCTGCTGGGCGACCGCTCGCTGCGGATGCTGCCGCGCGGCATCGACGAGTACCTGGAGCGCAGGCGGCAGATGGCCGCGGCCGGCACCCCCGCCGCGGTGGCGCCCACATCATCCTCGCAGCCCGCCGCCGCACCGGCCCCCGGCGTCTCGCCGCAGGAGGCACGCGCGGCGAAGAAGGAACTGCAGAAGGTCGAGCGGCAGCTCGACAAGATGTCGACGCGTGAGACGACGCTGCACGCCCAGATCGCGGACAACGCGACGGACTTCGAGAAGGTGGCGAAGCTCGACGCCGAGCTGCGTGAACTCGTCGCGGAACGCGATGTGCTGGAGATGCGCTGGCTGGAACTGGCCGAGGACGCCTGA
- a CDS encoding lipoprotein: protein MGRRTVRGPAPVLLASVALLASAALTGCSSGSGGGTEADTKPGGGAGAHGAGDKAVAKGGTVGGSGSGCELPVVFDLARDWKAKAVVPEEPDSEFAALGRQGPVAMVCEIDAKPAGHIGFLRVWQGDGKSGTAREALEGFVKADENASKITYTDATAGKLSVAEVGYTVHSKIMEESRPARAFAVATPDGPVVVHLGGLDAQEHAGMLPAFELAKRSVRLG, encoded by the coding sequence ATGGGACGACGTACGGTTCGCGGGCCCGCGCCCGTCCTGCTGGCATCCGTCGCGCTGCTGGCATCCGCCGCGCTGACCGGCTGTTCTTCGGGGTCCGGCGGGGGTACGGAGGCGGATACGAAGCCGGGCGGCGGGGCGGGCGCGCACGGGGCGGGCGACAAGGCCGTGGCCAAAGGCGGCACGGTCGGGGGCTCCGGTTCCGGCTGCGAGCTGCCCGTCGTCTTCGACCTGGCGCGGGACTGGAAGGCGAAGGCCGTCGTGCCCGAGGAGCCGGACTCGGAGTTCGCCGCGCTCGGCCGGCAGGGCCCGGTCGCCATGGTGTGCGAGATCGACGCGAAGCCGGCCGGGCACATCGGATTCCTGCGGGTGTGGCAGGGCGACGGCAAGTCCGGCACGGCGCGCGAGGCGCTGGAGGGCTTCGTGAAGGCCGACGAGAACGCCTCGAAGATCACGTACACGGATGCCACGGCCGGAAAGCTGTCCGTGGCCGAGGTCGGCTACACCGTCCACAGCAAGATCATGGAGGAGTCGCGCCCGGCCCGCGCCTTCGCCGTCGCCACCCCGGACGGGCCGGTGGTGGTGCACCTGGGCGGGCTGGACGCGCAGGAGCACGCGGGGATGCTCCCGGCGTTCGAACTGGCGAAGCGGAGCGTCCGGCTCGGCTGA
- a CDS encoding DUF4276 family protein produces the protein MEFLVEEESAAEALKPLLAKIFKGERIRTAIRQFQGKPDLLKKLPQRLQGYAAARKRGEDIRVVVLVDLDMDDCIDLKRKLDAVAEKCGLVTRAKCGEEGGFHVLNRIAIRELESWYFGDWAAVRSAFPKVTQDVPRAYKVNPDLVSGKCSDAFEKILRMNGVRISSKPEWGRRIGPRLSLEGNKSQSFNAFVSGVREIGRTP, from the coding sequence TTGGAATTCCTGGTCGAGGAAGAGTCTGCGGCGGAGGCGCTGAAGCCGCTTCTCGCGAAAATTTTTAAGGGAGAACGCATTCGGACCGCGATTCGCCAGTTTCAGGGTAAGCCGGATCTCCTGAAGAAGCTTCCCCAGAGACTCCAAGGCTATGCGGCGGCACGTAAGCGTGGTGAAGATATTCGAGTTGTGGTTCTTGTAGACCTTGACATGGATGACTGTATCGATTTGAAGCGAAAGCTGGATGCGGTTGCTGAAAAATGCGGATTGGTTACTCGCGCCAAATGTGGAGAGGAGGGGGGGTTTCACGTATTGAACCGGATTGCTATTAGGGAACTTGAGAGTTGGTACTTTGGGGACTGGGCGGCGGTTCGATCGGCTTTCCCTAAGGTAACGCAAGATGTTCCTAGGGCGTATAAGGTAAATCCCGACCTGGTTTCCGGAAAATGTTCTGACGCTTTTGAGAAGATTCTTCGAATGAATGGAGTGAGGATATCCTCCAAACCGGAGTGGGGGCGGCGAATCGGACCTCGCCTTAGTCTGGAAGGTAATAAGTCCCAGAGTTTTAATGCATTTGTGTCTGGAGTCCGGGAAATCGGTAGAACACCGTAG
- a CDS encoding AAA family ATPase, with the protein MRPPVIEAIKVENYRVLQDVEIKRLKPFSVLIGPNGSGKSTLFDVFAFMETSFTVGIRAAWDRRGGLAQLRSKGAEGPIAIQISYRQEPKENLLTYRLEIDEERGRPVVSRELLRWTSGRAQGRPRHILDFQHGSGYVVDEATGNKYPEALDGPDRLAVNALGQFKSHPRVAALRRFISGWYLSYLSVAEERKSPTAGPQERLSQSGDNISNVLQYLKENYPQRLESVIESLQDAVPTLERVDYSTSPDGRLVLFIKDSPFSDSVLASNASDGTLKLLSYLTLLYDPDPAPFIGIEEPENHLYNSVLPGLAQQCRQASEKSQVLVTTHSHEFVNSCRPDEVIALYRGDDGYTRVIRPSVIPLVNDMLEQGALLGTLWQENYFGDLPMPKTPTVEVGVDG; encoded by the coding sequence ATGCGGCCCCCGGTAATTGAAGCAATTAAAGTGGAGAACTATCGAGTTCTCCAGGATGTCGAGATTAAAAGACTCAAGCCTTTCAGTGTCCTGATTGGCCCAAATGGTAGCGGAAAGTCTACGCTTTTTGATGTTTTTGCCTTTATGGAGACATCATTCACGGTTGGCATCAGAGCCGCATGGGATAGGCGAGGAGGTTTGGCGCAGCTTCGATCCAAAGGGGCCGAAGGGCCAATTGCGATTCAAATCTCTTATCGCCAGGAACCCAAGGAGAATCTTCTAACCTATCGCCTGGAGATCGATGAAGAGCGTGGTCGTCCGGTTGTAAGTCGAGAATTGCTGCGGTGGACTTCTGGTCGAGCTCAAGGGCGTCCCCGACATATTCTTGATTTCCAGCATGGATCGGGTTACGTGGTGGACGAGGCTACAGGGAATAAATATCCAGAGGCCCTTGACGGGCCAGACAGGCTTGCCGTCAATGCGTTGGGTCAGTTTAAGTCTCATCCGCGAGTCGCCGCACTTCGGCGATTCATTTCTGGCTGGTATCTTTCCTATCTTTCGGTAGCGGAAGAGAGGAAGTCTCCCACTGCTGGACCACAAGAGCGTCTCTCCCAATCTGGCGACAATATTAGCAATGTTCTTCAATACCTGAAAGAGAATTATCCTCAGCGGCTTGAGTCAGTTATAGAGTCTCTGCAGGATGCGGTTCCGACGCTTGAGCGGGTCGATTACTCCACCTCACCAGATGGTCGCCTCGTTCTATTCATCAAGGATTCCCCTTTCTCTGATTCGGTTCTTGCCAGCAATGCATCAGATGGCACGCTGAAGCTTCTGTCTTACCTCACTCTTCTTTACGATCCTGACCCTGCCCCGTTTATTGGTATTGAAGAACCAGAAAACCACCTCTATAACTCGGTTCTCCCTGGATTGGCTCAGCAGTGTCGGCAGGCCAGTGAGAAGTCTCAAGTGTTGGTGACGACTCACTCTCATGAATTTGTAAATTCTTGTAGACCTGACGAGGTGATTGCTCTCTATCGGGGTGATGATGGCTACACGAGGGTAATTCGACCGAGTGTAATCCCGCTAGTAAATGACATGCTCGAGCAAGGGGCTCTGCTGGGTACCCTCTGGCAGGAGAATTATTTTGGCGACCTCCCCATGCCCAAGACTCCGACGGTTGAGGTCGGAGTTGACGGATGA
- a CDS encoding 4-(cytidine 5'-diphospho)-2-C-methyl-D-erythritol kinase: MSESVTVRVPAKVNVQLAVGAARPDGFHDLANVFLAVGLYDEITVTPADELRVTCAGPDAAQVPLDATNLAARAAIALAGRYGIEPRVHIHIDKDIPVAGGMAGGSADGAGALLACDALWSTGAGRDELLAICADLGSDVPFSLVGGAALGVGRGEQLTPVETGGTFHWVFAVADGGLSTPAVYREFDRLTAGMAVPEPVASPVLLEALRTGDTKALAAALSNGLQPAALSLRPSLADTLAAGTGAGALAALVSGSGPTTAFLAEDEASARTIADALTASATCRETRVAVSPATGAVVCADMSTGRCCAP; encoded by the coding sequence ATGAGCGAGAGCGTCACCGTTCGGGTACCCGCCAAGGTCAACGTCCAGCTCGCGGTCGGCGCCGCCCGCCCCGACGGCTTCCACGACCTGGCCAACGTCTTCCTCGCCGTCGGCCTCTACGACGAGATCACCGTCACCCCCGCCGACGAACTGCGCGTCACCTGCGCCGGGCCGGACGCCGCCCAGGTCCCGCTGGACGCCACCAACCTCGCCGCCCGCGCCGCGATCGCGCTGGCCGGGCGGTACGGCATCGAGCCCCGGGTGCACATCCACATCGACAAGGACATCCCGGTCGCGGGCGGGATGGCGGGCGGCAGCGCCGACGGGGCCGGTGCCCTGCTGGCCTGCGACGCGCTCTGGTCCACCGGCGCCGGCCGCGACGAGCTGCTGGCCATCTGCGCGGACCTGGGCAGCGACGTCCCGTTCAGCCTGGTCGGCGGCGCGGCACTCGGCGTCGGCCGGGGCGAGCAGCTGACCCCGGTCGAGACCGGCGGCACCTTCCACTGGGTCTTCGCCGTCGCGGACGGGGGCCTCTCCACCCCGGCCGTCTACCGCGAGTTCGACCGGCTCACGGCCGGGATGGCCGTACCGGAGCCCGTCGCGTCCCCGGTGCTCCTGGAAGCGCTGCGGACCGGTGACACCAAGGCCCTCGCCGCCGCCCTGAGCAACGGCCTCCAGCCCGCCGCGCTGTCGCTGCGGCCCTCGCTGGCCGACACCCTGGCGGCGGGCACCGGCGCGGGCGCCCTGGCCGCGCTGGTCTCCGGCTCCGGCCCGACCACCGCGTTCCTGGCCGAGGACGAGGCGTCGGCCAGGACGATCGCGGACGCCCTGACCGCCTCCGCGACCTGCCGTGAGACCCGCGTGGCGGTGTCGCCTGCAACCGGCGCAGTGGTTTGTGCCGACATGAGCACCGGGCGCTGCTGCGCCCCTTAA
- the rsmA gene encoding 16S rRNA (adenine(1518)-N(6)/adenine(1519)-N(6))-dimethyltransferase RsmA: MSTTEPDALLGPADIRELAATLGVRPTKQRGQNFVIDANTVRRIVRTAEVRPDDVVVEVGPGLGSLTLALLEAADRVVAVEIDDVLAAALPATVTARMPHRADRFALVHSDAMQVRELPGPPPTALVANLPYNVAVPVLLTMLDRFPTIERTLVMVQAEVADRLAARPGNKVYGVPSVKANWYTDVKRAGSIGRKVFWPAPNVDSGLVSLVRRAEPVATTASKAEVFAVVDAAFAQRRKTLRAALSGWAGSAPAAEAALVAAGISPQARGEALTVEEFAAIAENKPAATGPAEAESAETKSVEATSVESKPDAENKPDVENKPEPSA; this comes from the coding sequence GTGAGCACCACAGAGCCCGACGCCCTCCTGGGCCCCGCAGACATCCGCGAGCTGGCCGCGACGCTGGGCGTACGCCCCACCAAGCAGCGCGGCCAGAACTTCGTCATCGACGCCAACACGGTCCGCCGGATCGTGCGGACCGCCGAGGTCCGTCCGGACGACGTGGTGGTCGAGGTCGGCCCCGGCCTCGGCTCGCTGACCCTGGCGCTCCTGGAGGCGGCGGACCGGGTCGTCGCCGTCGAGATCGACGACGTGCTCGCCGCCGCCCTGCCCGCCACGGTCACCGCCCGGATGCCGCACCGCGCGGACCGGTTCGCCCTCGTCCACTCGGACGCGATGCAGGTACGGGAACTGCCGGGCCCGCCGCCGACCGCACTGGTCGCCAACCTTCCGTACAACGTCGCCGTGCCGGTGCTGCTCACGATGCTCGACCGTTTCCCGACCATCGAGCGGACCCTGGTCATGGTCCAGGCGGAGGTGGCCGACCGGCTGGCCGCGCGGCCGGGCAACAAGGTCTACGGGGTGCCGTCGGTCAAGGCCAACTGGTACACGGACGTCAAGCGCGCCGGGTCCATCGGCCGCAAGGTCTTCTGGCCCGCCCCGAACGTCGACTCCGGGCTGGTGTCCCTGGTGCGCCGGGCCGAGCCGGTCGCGACCACGGCGAGCAAGGCCGAGGTCTTCGCGGTCGTCGACGCCGCCTTCGCCCAGCGCCGCAAGACCCTGCGCGCGGCCCTGTCCGGCTGGGCGGGCTCCGCGCCCGCCGCGGAGGCCGCCCTGGTCGCGGCCGGGATCTCGCCGCAGGCCAGGGGCGAGGCGCTGACCGTCGAGGAGTTCGCCGCCATCGCCGAGAACAAGCCCGCCGCGACCGGGCCCGCTGAAGCCGAGTCCGCTGAGACCAAGTCCGTCGAGGCCACGTCCGTCGAGAGCAAGCCGGACGCCGAGAACAAGCCGGACGTCGAGAACAAGCCGGAGCCGTCCGCATGA